Below is a window of Rhizobium jaguaris DNA.
TGTCGAACAGCGGATTGGAAGCGCCGGCACTCTCCACCAGAAAGCGGTCGCCATGGCTGCGGCGAAGGCCGACGACCGTCTCGGCGCTGACTTGTACTGTGATATCCCGCCGTGAGGACAATGCCTCGGAAAAGCGCTGATAGACATAATCGCTGAAAATGCGCTTCGGCACGAATATCTGCAGGAAGCCAGGTATTGCCGCCGGCACCGCACTGCGGAACGTTGCATTGCTACAGAGCCAATCATTGAAATCGTCGGGATCTCCGGCGGAAACCGAGAGATCGCGTACACGGCTGTTTAGGATCTCGCTACTATGGCCGGAAGCCAGAGCCTGACCGCCGCTAACGCTGGAATTCGGATCGAAAAGCTGCAGATGAAAAGGCGTCCGCACCGTCTTCATCAAGGCGATAGCCATCATCATGCCGGAAAAGCCGCGGCCGATGACGGCGATGCGCGGCATCGCATAGGCCTGTGCCGACGCACTTGCCTTGGCGGAAAAAAGTCCCTGAACCGTCATATCAACTCCTGGGGCAAGAGGTGGCTGATCATGCTTTTCTAAGGGCATACTGATACTGTGAACCGCACGCAGTGCGGCCACCGAACACCTGGCCGCTAGAGCGCCGCACGTTCGTAAACGCACAAGGGCCGCTCTGGTTCTTTGAACCAAGAGCATCGCTTCCGTTGCGGTATTCCACCTGAAAGCGGGATGCTCCCGACAGGTCCGCACACGAGTGCGGAACGCTATTCCTTTGACCAACTGCATGCTTCCAGCCTCTCGGCGACGTGAAAGAGTGCAGTTGTTGCTATTGTCTACTTATTTAGTCGTATATGAAAGCGCGAAAATGCGCCGGGAGCAAGCGCTTTCTTGCGACCGACATTTTGACGGCAGATGATGTTTACGGCATCGCCGCGCACAAAATGTTGTGCAACTGCGGCCTCACCGGCCTGGTCTGCTTATTCTCGACCCTCTTGGCGAACGCCGAAAACAACTGGTAGCCCTGCTCCCACCGACCAAAGCCGCCAGCGATATTGATGTGGCCGGCATGGCCGAGATCATGAAGGTCGCTGTCCCATCGTGCCGCACGCTGGCGAAGCTCGGCGAAATCCATATAGGGATCGTCGCGGCTGCCAACGACAAGGCTCGGAAACGGCAGAGTTCTTGAGGGCATTACGCCGAAATCGATGGCGCCGGGATGTAATCTCTCTGGATAAGCAAAGAAAATCTAATGTATAGTACATCTATAGAAATTACGCGCCTATCGGTTTTGTACAGCTAAGTCACTGATATGCCATCGGCTGACGGAGTGATGGATGGGAACTGTTTCACAGTTGCACGAGCGCACCAGGCCGCTCGCACACCGCATTCAAAGCGACGAGGAAGCGCTGGAGATCGCACGATCGCTCGCCGCCAATTTCGCGCAGAAGGCGAGCGATCGGGACATCAACCGCGTGTTGCCCTACGACGAGCTGGAGGCCCTGTCGCAATCCGGACTGCTTGGTATCACCACTCCAGCCGAATATGACGGCCTTGATATCTCCAATTCCGTTCTCGCCGAGGTCGTTGCAATCCTTGCCGAAGCGGACCCTTCGATCGGCCAGATGCCGCAGAGCCATTTCTACATTCTCGAAGCACTGCGCATCGATGGCAGCGAAGAGCAGAAGAATTTCTTCTTCGCCAGGGCGCTGGCCGGCGACCGTTTCGGCAATGCATTCTCCGAGATCGGCACCAAAACCGCCGGTCAATACGATACCCGCCTGACGCCGGACGGACTTGGCCATCGCATCAATGGCCGCAAATTCTATTCAACCGGCGTACTTTTCGCCGACTGGATCGCCATTTTCGCGCTCAACGCACGGGACGAACTCACCATGTCTCTTGTGCCACACGGCACGGAAGGCATCCAGGTCATCGATGATTGGGACGGTTTCGGTCAGCGCACATCCGGCAGCGGCACGACCATCCTGCACAATGTCTACGTCAACGCCGACGCCGTCGTGTCGCATCACAAAGGCTTTGAGAGGGCGACGACCATCGGTTCCGTCGGTCAAATCATCCATGCCGGCATCGATCTCGGCATTGCCCGAGCCGCCTTCGCCGAGACCGTGGAATTTGTGAAGACCAATGCCCGCCCCTGGATGGATAGCGGCGTCGAACGCGCGGCGGATGACCCGCTGACCATCGCCAGGATCGGCCAGATCGCCATCCGCATCGAGGCAGCCGCCGCGATGCTCGAACGCGCCGGCAAGAAGATCGATGTCGCCCAGGTCAGCCCGACGGAAGACCATGTAATCGAAGCCACGATTGCCGTGGCGGCCGCAAAGACTTTGACGACGGAAATAGCCATCGAAGCCTCGAATACGCTGTTCGAGCTCGCCGGCACCTCCTCCACACGCATCGGCCTCAATCTCGACCGTCACTGGCGCAACGCCCGCACCCATACGCTGCATGACCCGGTACGCTGGAAATACCATATCGTCGGCAACTACCATCTCAACGGCATCGCGCCGCCGAAGAATTGGACGCTCTGAGGAATTTTCTATCAGGAAGGTAGGAAGAGACCGTGACGACAAATCGCCGTGCCAGTTTGGAAGAGATCCGAGCTTTCCACGCGAAGATGATGGCTGCCGCCAGCAATTCCCTTGACGAAAGGCTTGAGCGGGTTTTCGAGCTCGTACCGCGCGAAGCGTTCCTGGGTCCCGGGCCTTGGCAGCTAAAGGTCAATCGGCGATACATTGAAACGCCCGGTGCCGATCCTTCCTTTCTTTATCAGAATGCGCTCGTGGCTTTGGACAGGACAAAAGGCATTAATAGTGGGGAACCGTTCCTGCATGCGGCCTGGATCGGCCATGCCGCTCCCAAGTCCGGCGACACGGTAATCCATATTGGCGCAGGAACAGGATACTATACCGCACTCCTGTCGATGCTGGTGCTGCCAAATGGCCATGTTCATGCATTCGAAATTGAAGCAGACCTGGCTAACCGGGCGCGCGGAAATCTGGAGCCATTCGAGGGAATTTCCCTCGTAGAGGGGGATGCGACCACTCTGGCGCTGCCCAATGCCGATCTCATCTACGTAAATGCCGGAGTAATCGCCCCGCCGACATCATGGCTTAAAGCATTGCGGCCGGGAGGCCGTATCATCTTTCCGTGGCAAGCCAGCAAGAAGGCCGGGATTGCTGTCCTGATCACCCGCACGGAAACAGGTTACGCTGCACGGCCTTTGATGCCGTCGTGGTTCATTCCCTGCGTCGGCGCGTCAGATCTAGCCCAATGCAGCAAGTTTCCGAGCGTTGACGACGCCTGGTCGATCCAGAAGGTCTGGCTAACCGAGGATCGCTCGCCCGATGAATCTGCCGCCGCGATCTACAAGGACCTTTGGTTCTCAAAAGCTGGAGATGGCGAACAATAAGCTTGTCTGGATACCTGGCTGGTCAGCCGATATTCGACGCCCGATAGTCTTCCTGTTCTTCGATCTCTAATTCCGGTCCGCCGCCGGCGACGAACTGCTCCAGCGTCATATTGTCGAGAATGGCCGCGATCGCGTCTCGAACCTCCGTCATAGAGCGGCGCACCTGACAGTGCTCTGGATCGGCACAATCGTCGCAGGCTTCATAGGCCGTGCGGCTGGCGCAGCGGATCGGCGCGAGCGGACCGTCGAGCGTGCGGATGACATGGCCGATGCGGATCTCGGAGGCGGGACGCGACAGTGAATAGCCGCCGCCTGGTCCCTTCTTCGAGCGCAACACGCCGGCATTGCGCAGTTCCAGGAGGATGGTGTCGAGGAATTTCTTCGGGATATTGTTGCGTGACGCAATGTCGTTGATAAACGCAGTCTGGCCCGGCCCGAGGCGTGCCAAATCCACCAGCGCTTTCAACCCGTATTTTCCTTTTTTCGTGAGCATCGCTATCCGCTTTACTGCAAGGTCTGTTGTTGGGAGCCCGGCATGGTTCGATCGAGACTCGAGCCGCCGATCCTGTTCGTCATTGACCACGGACGTAACGCCGTCGCCTTGTACGAACAAGACAATAACTCACAAATTGTATAGTTTATATGAGTAAATTTAGGCAATGTATCGCCTAAGCAACGATTTTGCGGTTTTTTGTGCCTTTACGCCATGCTGCTGTTGAGTTTCGGCATGTCGTGCTCGCGCTTGGCGTAATCGGCTACTGCCGAAGCCACCTGCTCTGCGACGAAGACTGCATGCTCAACCACTTCCGGCAAGCCCATGAGTTCGCCGAACGTGCCACGCGCCAAGGGCCCGGAAATGAACAATGATGGTGCCGCCTTACCGTCGGCTCCGAGCGCCAGTGATGCCGTGTTGCAGGCAAGGCCGAGCCCTGTTGCATCGATGGCAAGATAGCCTGCATCTGCAAGCGCGCTGATCCAGCTTTGCGACTTCAAAATGCCGCGATGGCCCGGCCCGGTCGTCACCACCACGGCATCGAATTGCCGATCGAGGCTCTTGCCCGAGCGACTGAGGTGAAGGATGCAGCCGATCATCCCGTCCTTGACCTCTACCGAGGCGACGGAAGCCGCGAGCACCGCCAGCCTGCCGGCGCTAATAGCTTCTTCGCTGACGGCCTCCACCTGCGGCGCAACGCGGAAGCGGTGTACATCCCAGAAAGGCCGCAAATGCCGTACCACGCGCCGGCGCTCGTTGACCGGCATCGCCCACCAAAGATCCTGCCCCTGCGTGCGTACCTGATCGATGACCGCATGCCAGGTCCACCCCTCGCCTTCCGCTTCGCGAATGGCGGCGCGCACGTGCCGCAGAAGGTCGAGCGCCGTCCGTGACGGCTGGCTGACGAAATCGCCGAACAATTCCTGCTTGACCGGCGCATGCCCCCGAGAGCGCAGACCACGTCGGGAAATAGCGGTGATTGGTCCCTTGTGACCGCGCAGATTGAGGGAGGCGATGACGTCGGCCGAGGTTAGGCCATTGCCGACCACAAGCACCTTGTCGTCGGCGCGGATGGCATCGAGCGCATCCGGCCGCGTAGGATCGGCGACAAAACGCGGATGGCCGGCAAGTGCATTTTGAAGCGGCTGGGGCGGCTGGGGCGACGGATGACTTGTGGCAATGACGAGGATATCCGCCTCCACGCGCCGCCCCGCCTCGCCCGTGATCACCCAGCGTCCGTCCGAACGCCGGACATCCTCGGCTCTCTCGGCGATGTGGGTGACGGTGCCGCTATCGACGAAAGGCTGCACCATGGTGTTGATGTAGTGACCAAAAACCGCACGTCGCGGAAACAGGCCGCCATTCGCCGCGGCAGCCATTTCGTCACCCGCCAGCACATTGCCTTCTTGAAGCCAGCGCTGGAAATGCTCGATATCATCGGGCAGCAGGCTCATCTTCGCCGCTGGCACATTGATGCGGTGCGCTGGATCCTGGGTATCATAGGCAAGCCCTTTTCCCAGCCTTGCGCGCGGCTCGAAAATGAAGAGCTGACCGGTCTGCAGCGGTTGATATTGCAGCAGGTGAAAGGCAACCGCCGTTCCCGAGACGCCGCCCCCAATGATTGCGATGACTGGCCGATCACCTGATTGATCTTGAGAATGTGTCGTCATCGCCAAATCCTTCCGATCGATTATGCGGAATAGCCCGCCCCCTCAATCGTGCATGTCCTAACGGCGCAGCAATATACTCTATAAATTTTATTGACAATAGAATGCGCACGACTGCCGGATGGTTCCCGGAAACCAAGCGTCGCCATTCAAGCCGATATCGCCTTTGCGAACAAGGACTTGTTTTGTGCCGCGCACAACAGTGTTATTGCACCGCAGGATGCAAAAATCTTGGCATGTATCGAACAAAAGCACATACTAAAAATTGTTCTGGTTCATGTTCTCTGGGAGGAGAAACAACATGGAACTGCTGCATCTGCTAACCCCCTTCGACTACACGCTGATCCTGGTTCTCGCAGCCATTTTCGTCTTCAGCATCATGGAAGGCGGCGGGCATAAAAAGCATTAGACAGGCGCCGACTCACGTGGCGGAATGCATTTTGGAAGACAACGATGATGAGTTGAAAGTTTTGCGCGAATCATCGCCGCCCAGCACGTTTTTCCCCCGCAAATTTTATGGTTCGTCCTGCTTCGATAAAGGCGATCCACAGACCGTGTCCATGAACAGAGCCGCTGACTCCTAATTAGCGGGTGGTTGATCATTTTATCCCCGAACGGATAGCACCCACAACTTGTGGCTTTGACGGCCTGTGGTAGGGAACCGCATCGCCGCCGCCCGGCTCCCAAGGAAGCCGGAAGCCGCTATCTCAATGTAATTCTAGGAAATTTGGTGGGTGATGTAGGGCTCGAACCTACGACCCGCTGATTAAGAGTCAGCTGCTCTACCAACTGAGCTAATCACCCGTAACCGCTCGCTCGCGGTGTGACCGGGCGTATAAATAGGATCGGTTTGATTGTCCAGTGGCCAGATGAATTTTCTTTGGCTATTCGTCAAAAAATTTTGAAGAACGACAAAAACCTTACAAAATCAAAGCTCAAGAATTCCCGTCGCGACGCGTACCGCCTGACCGCCAATACGAGCATTGACGATGTCGCCACCATCGATGTCGATATGGAGATGGATGAAGGATGGCCGCCCCATCTCGACTCCCTGCTCGACGATGACCGGATGATGACCATCTGGCAGCCGGTCGAAGTGATTGATGGCGCCGGAAAGCGCGGCCACCGCCGAGCCCGTCGCGGGATCCTCGACGATACCCATGCCCACCGGGAACATCCGGGCATGGAACTTGGCGGTGTGATTCACCGCACCGCGGCAATAGATGAAAGCGGAAGCGAGTGCACCGTCGACGAAAGGCACGGTCTTCTCCCAGAGCTGCGGATCGAACTCCATCCGCTCGGCCGCCCCGACATCATGCACCGGCACCAGCAGGAACGGTACGCCTGCGCTCCAGATCGACGGTACGTGATTCTCGAAGCCGATGTCGGTGATCTTCAAACTGAGCGCATTGGCAATATCGGCCCGGTCGAGCGGCAGCATTATTTGCTGCGATTTCCGCGGCAGGTCGAATTCGGCAAAGCTCGCCTTTTCCTGCCGGAGTCGAACGGCGCAACGCACCGGCCCTACCCGCTCGTCCAGCACCGAAACCAGGTCAACATCACCGCCATGGCTGGCATGCGCCCTTTCAGCCAGCGCGATCGCCGTACCGACAGTCGGATGGCCGGCAAAGGGCAACTCGCGACCGGGCGTGAAGATGCGCAGGCTCGCTGTATGAGCCGGATTCTGCGGCGGCAGGACGAACACTGTTTCGGAGAGATTCATCTCCTTGGCGATATCTTGCATCGCCTCGTCGCTCAGGCCCTCGGCGTCGAAGATAACGGCCAGCGGGTTGCCCGCGAGCTTGCTGTCGGTGAATACATCATAGACACTGAAGCTACGAGCCACTCCTGCCTCCGTTACATGACTCTGGACTGCACAACCCTGCTCAACCATTCATAATCGCAACGCATTTGCGCGCAAGCTAAAGCTACTCAGGGCGATCGAAGAACCACGCTAGGATGGGCGGCATCGCCGAACTGTAATGATGCGCGGCAGGATCGGCCGAATGGATGGCAACCGCGCCGTCGATCTCCTTTTCCTCGTCCACCAGCATATGCGCCCTGATCCGCTCCAGCATCTCCTCCGCTGTCCAGGGAAAGCGGAAGACGCGGAACAGGGTGAGGGAGAGGTTCGTATGCGTGGCGTAATAGCCCGGCTCGGCAGTCGCGTCATGAAGATCGAGGCCGGTTTCCTCCAACACTTCGCGGCGCATATTGCCCTCGATATCGCAGCGCCCGTCGACGATATCGTTTTCATCCATCGAACCCGCTGCGCAATAGACTTGGCCGGGATTGGCGGTGTGCTGAGCCATGCGGATGGCGATGATCGCGCCATCGGAGGAAACGGCGACCGGAAAGGCGAAGACATGGAAACCGCCCTGCCGTTCCCTTTGTTTGCGCCACCAGAGGAATGTGGAAAACGGCGTAATATATGCTTCGCCTTCCACCGCCTCCTCGCTGACCGATAGACGATGCTGAAAGATCATGCGGCCATCGTAAAGTGCGGGATTGGCAGCGATCTCCCTCTTCCAATTCTCCTGCGCCGCCTCGGCCTCGCTGAGATGAAAGGGGTGATCGCCGGCAATCACGGTGAGATCGATGCGGGCGACCGGGAATACTGTGTTTTCCGGCGGCCAATCGGCCTTGTCGTTTAGCAGTTTGAAAGCGGTGGTCATAATAGATCCAATGTCATGACGACGGGGCAATGATCGGAAGCCTTCGGCCTGTCCCAGCCGGTGCGCGGATAACGTTCTACCTCTTGTCCGGGCGGAAATATGGTGCGAAAGGGCTGCCCGGAACGAACGATGTCAGGCACGCGCGTGGCGTTGGCCTGCGCCAGGGCCGGAGACAGCCAGATGTAGTCGAGCTGGCAGAGCCACTGCTCCTGCGGCCCGCGGGCGTGATAGAGCGTCCAGCGGTCCAACACATCGCGGCGGCGCATGATGTTTTCAGCGAAGCCATCTTCACTAAAGACATCGAGCGCGCTGCTCTTTTCATCCTGATGCTTGAAGCGATAGCCGGTATGGCGCGTGCCGATGACGTCGACGCGCTCCTGATAGTCGTTCATATCGCCGCAAATGGCGAAATTCTTCCTCGCCGTATGACCGGCGCCAAAACGGTTCTCGATGATGCGGCGCACGGCCCGCGTCTCGGCGCGGCGAATGGGCATGGTCGAATGGCGCCCATCCAGGCCTTCCCGCATCGGTCCCATCGACTTCAGATGCACGACATACAAGGAAAGCGGTACGCCACCGATGGTCAAATCCAGCTCGAGGCAATCACGCTTGAAGATCTTATCGTCCTGATGAAGGCCAAGCGCACCGAGTTCGTCGTTGAAAAGATCGAAATCGCGATATGTCACCATGGCGTGACTTTTGATGTCCTTCAGCACGATCGGCTGGCCGTCGCGGGTCCCCTCGCGCATCATCACGGCCACATCGATACCTCTGGCGTCATTGCCTTCGATCAGGAATTTCTGCCGGTAGCCGTTGCCGACCATGCGGTAGAGATAGCCGTATTCGAAGGCCTGCAGCGCCGCCATGTTATCGACTTCCTGCAGGCAAACAATGTCGGCATCCGCATCGGCGATCGCAAGCGCCGTCATCTGCCTCGTGTCGTCGGTGGCCGCCACCACGCGCGCCGCTTCGAGCTGCTGGTAGATGGCTTCGTTCTGCACATCAAACAGCTTCAGCACGCGGTCCTGGCGCAACTGATTGCGGAAACCGGTGTAATCGAAACGCGTCAACAGATTTTCGACATTGAAGGTGGCGAGGCGGAGCGACATCTAGCATTCCGGTTTGTGGAGAAATGAGCCGGCCCGCCCAAATCAGTTGGTCTTGGCAGTGACGGTCGATTTGAACTTGCCCATGAGATAGGGGCCGGAAAGAACAGGGGGATATTTCGGTTCCTCGCCCGACGGAAGGCAGGACAGCAGGCAGGCGATCTCGGCAAACCAGTTCGGCTGATGGAAAAACGCCAGCGACTGTCGCCGTTGCATGCCGCCCTCGTCCGGCGGCGGATTGACGACGCGATGCACCGTCGAGACCCAGCGATCATTGGTCCAAAGCGCCATCAGGTCACCGATATTGATGACGAAAGCGCCGGGTACCGGAGGCACCGGCGTCCACTGGCCGTCCGGCGCGACGATCTCCAGTCCCTTGGACCCCGGCTGCGGCAGCAGGATCGTCAGGCTGCCATAGTCGGTATGCGCGCCGGCGCGCAATTGGCCCGGCTGCGGTGCGACACGCTGCTCCGGATAATTCAGCGCCCGGAGCGCGCTGATCGGCGCATCGACATAACTGTCGAAGAAATGCTCGTCGAGACCAAGTGCGGTGGCAAAGACCCGCATGATGCGCGCCGCCAGATCCTCCATCGAACGGTAATAGGCCTTCCATGCATCCGCAAATCCTTCCGGGCCATCCGGCCAGATGGTGGCGGCATAGCAGAAGCCGAGCGCTTCCGGGTCGGTCATGCCGGCCGGCACAGCAAGCGGTCCACCGTTGAAACTCTCCTTGAGATCGGGCGGCGTGTCGACGTTACGCGATTTCGCCAATGCTTCGGTACCGGGGCCGAGATAGCCATAGGGGTATCCGGGATAAGGCGCCTTCGCCCGTTGCTTGACGTCGGCGGCCCGATCAAAAAATGCGTGAGTCTTTGCCCACACGGCCTCGATCACAGCCTCATCGACACCATGATTGGCAATCGCCAGAAAGCCGGTCGAACGGCAGATTTCGTCGACCTCAGCGCCAAGCCGCTTCTTCCCTTCATCGTCGGCCGCCTCGAAAGCGCCGAGATCGAAAATCGGGAAGCTCTGATCGAACATGGCGCGACTCCCATTCGTGACATTGGGCAACTCAAGCACAGGTGCAAGCTGCGAACAACCGTCTTATCTCTCCGCCCACTACGCCGATCACAGTCGCCATGCCGACCGAATTGCGACCGCATAGACATCGCCTGGTTTCACCGCTTCGCGGCTATAGGCCCTCAGCATCTGACCATCCGGCAGCGACAGCCGCAGCGCGTAGCGTTCGCCCTCGTAAAGAACGGCGTCCACCTTGCAGGAAATGCCATCGGCATCGGCAACAACGTCTTCGGGCCGTACGAGGATGTCCGCATGCACCGCCTTGCCCCCCTGCTCTCTCCAGATCATCTTCAGCGTCGTC
It encodes the following:
- a CDS encoding RBBP9/YdeN family alpha/beta hydrolase — translated: MPSRTLPFPSLVVGSRDDPYMDFAELRQRAARWDSDLHDLGHAGHINIAGGFGRWEQGYQLFSAFAKRVENKQTRPVRPQLHNILCAAMP
- a CDS encoding SfnB family sulfur acquisition oxidoreductase, producing the protein MGTVSQLHERTRPLAHRIQSDEEALEIARSLAANFAQKASDRDINRVLPYDELEALSQSGLLGITTPAEYDGLDISNSVLAEVVAILAEADPSIGQMPQSHFYILEALRIDGSEEQKNFFFARALAGDRFGNAFSEIGTKTAGQYDTRLTPDGLGHRINGRKFYSTGVLFADWIAIFALNARDELTMSLVPHGTEGIQVIDDWDGFGQRTSGSGTTILHNVYVNADAVVSHHKGFERATTIGSVGQIIHAGIDLGIARAAFAETVEFVKTNARPWMDSGVERAADDPLTIARIGQIAIRIEAAAAMLERAGKKIDVAQVSPTEDHVIEATIAVAAAKTLTTEIAIEASNTLFELAGTSSTRIGLNLDRHWRNARTHTLHDPVRWKYHIVGNYHLNGIAPPKNWTL
- a CDS encoding protein-L-isoaspartate O-methyltransferase family protein, translated to MTTNRRASLEEIRAFHAKMMAAASNSLDERLERVFELVPREAFLGPGPWQLKVNRRYIETPGADPSFLYQNALVALDRTKGINSGEPFLHAAWIGHAAPKSGDTVIHIGAGTGYYTALLSMLVLPNGHVHAFEIEADLANRARGNLEPFEGISLVEGDATTLALPNADLIYVNAGVIAPPTSWLKALRPGGRIIFPWQASKKAGIAVLITRTETGYAARPLMPSWFIPCVGASDLAQCSKFPSVDDAWSIQKVWLTEDRSPDESAAAIYKDLWFSKAGDGEQ
- a CDS encoding RrF2 family transcriptional regulator codes for the protein MLTKKGKYGLKALVDLARLGPGQTAFINDIASRNNIPKKFLDTILLELRNAGVLRSKKGPGGGYSLSRPASEIRIGHVIRTLDGPLAPIRCASRTAYEACDDCADPEHCQVRRSMTEVRDAIAAILDNMTLEQFVAGGGPELEIEEQEDYRASNIG
- a CDS encoding FAD/NAD(P)-binding protein, whose product is MTTHSQDQSGDRPVIAIIGGGVSGTAVAFHLLQYQPLQTGQLFIFEPRARLGKGLAYDTQDPAHRINVPAAKMSLLPDDIEHFQRWLQEGNVLAGDEMAAAANGGLFPRRAVFGHYINTMVQPFVDSGTVTHIAERAEDVRRSDGRWVITGEAGRRVEADILVIATSHPSPQPPQPLQNALAGHPRFVADPTRPDALDAIRADDKVLVVGNGLTSADVIASLNLRGHKGPITAISRRGLRSRGHAPVKQELFGDFVSQPSRTALDLLRHVRAAIREAEGEGWTWHAVIDQVRTQGQDLWWAMPVNERRRVVRHLRPFWDVHRFRVAPQVEAVSEEAISAGRLAVLAASVASVEVKDGMIGCILHLSRSGKSLDRQFDAVVVTTGPGHRGILKSQSWISALADAGYLAIDATGLGLACNTASLALGADGKAAPSLFISGPLARGTFGELMGLPEVVEHAVFVAEQVASAVADYAKREHDMPKLNSSMA
- a CDS encoding PhzF family phenazine biosynthesis protein, encoding MARSFSVYDVFTDSKLAGNPLAVIFDAEGLSDEAMQDIAKEMNLSETVFVLPPQNPAHTASLRIFTPGRELPFAGHPTVGTAIALAERAHASHGGDVDLVSVLDERVGPVRCAVRLRQEKASFAEFDLPRKSQQIMLPLDRADIANALSLKITDIGFENHVPSIWSAGVPFLLVPVHDVGAAERMEFDPQLWEKTVPFVDGALASAFIYCRGAVNHTAKFHARMFPVGMGIVEDPATGSAVAALSGAINHFDRLPDGHHPVIVEQGVEMGRPSFIHLHIDIDGGDIVNARIGGQAVRVATGILEL
- a CDS encoding NUDIX hydrolase — encoded protein: MTTAFKLLNDKADWPPENTVFPVARIDLTVIAGDHPFHLSEAEAAQENWKREIAANPALYDGRMIFQHRLSVSEEAVEGEAYITPFSTFLWWRKQRERQGGFHVFAFPVAVSSDGAIIAIRMAQHTANPGQVYCAAGSMDENDIVDGRCDIEGNMRREVLEETGLDLHDATAEPGYYATHTNLSLTLFRVFRFPWTAEEMLERIRAHMLVDEEKEIDGAVAIHSADPAAHHYSSAMPPILAWFFDRPE
- a CDS encoding endonuclease/exonuclease/phosphatase family protein, which encodes MSLRLATFNVENLLTRFDYTGFRNQLRQDRVLKLFDVQNEAIYQQLEAARVVAATDDTRQMTALAIADADADIVCLQEVDNMAALQAFEYGYLYRMVGNGYRQKFLIEGNDARGIDVAVMMREGTRDGQPIVLKDIKSHAMVTYRDFDLFNDELGALGLHQDDKIFKRDCLELDLTIGGVPLSLYVVHLKSMGPMREGLDGRHSTMPIRRAETRAVRRIIENRFGAGHTARKNFAICGDMNDYQERVDVIGTRHTGYRFKHQDEKSSALDVFSEDGFAENIMRRRDVLDRWTLYHARGPQEQWLCQLDYIWLSPALAQANATRVPDIVRSGQPFRTIFPPGQEVERYPRTGWDRPKASDHCPVVMTLDLL
- a CDS encoding isopenicillin N synthase family dioxygenase, whose translation is MFDQSFPIFDLGAFEAADDEGKKRLGAEVDEICRSTGFLAIANHGVDEAVIEAVWAKTHAFFDRAADVKQRAKAPYPGYPYGYLGPGTEALAKSRNVDTPPDLKESFNGGPLAVPAGMTDPEALGFCYAATIWPDGPEGFADAWKAYYRSMEDLAARIMRVFATALGLDEHFFDSYVDAPISALRALNYPEQRVAPQPGQLRAGAHTDYGSLTILLPQPGSKGLEIVAPDGQWTPVPPVPGAFVINIGDLMALWTNDRWVSTVHRVVNPPPDEGGMQRRQSLAFFHQPNWFAEIACLLSCLPSGEEPKYPPVLSGPYLMGKFKSTVTAKTN